The following are encoded together in the Cynocephalus volans isolate mCynVol1 chromosome 4, mCynVol1.pri, whole genome shotgun sequence genome:
- the LOC134374722 gene encoding activated RNA polymerase II transcriptional coactivator p15-like, giving the protein MPKSKELVPSSSSGSDCYSEVDKKLKRKKQVAPEKPLKKQKTGGTSRALSSSKQSSNSRDDNMFQTEQMRDVSVPDFKGKVLIDIREYWLDPEGEMKPGTKGISLNPEQWSQLKEQISDIDNAVRKL; this is encoded by the coding sequence ATGCCAAAATCAAAGGAACTTGTTCCTTCAAGCTCATCAGGCAGTGATTGTTACAGTGAAGTTgacaaaaagttaaaaaggaaaaagcaagttGCTCCAGAAAAacctttaaagaaacaaaagactggagGAACTTCTAGAGCTCTGTCATCTTCCAAACAGAGCAGTAACAGCAGAGATGACAACATGTTTCAGACTGAGCAAATGAGGGACGTTAGTGTTCCGGACTTTAAAGGGAAAGTTCTAATTGATATTAGAGAATATTGGTTGGATCCAGAAGGTGAAATGAAACCAGGAACAAAAGGTATTTCTTTAAATCCGGAGCAATGGAGCCAGCTAAAAGAACAAATTTCTGACATTGACAATGCAGTAAGAAAACTGTAA